In the Pelagicoccus albus genome, AGAATGGCAAGTTGCGACGTTTCGCCTGTCAGTTTCGTCACTTCTTTTAGAATCGGGCGGGCTAGCTGGTTTATCGTGGAGGAGTTGATTGCTTTACGCCCCAAACCAATCAAGGCGCCGCCCATCCGGTAGGACTTGTCCTCCCGAAAAAGCCAACCTTCTTCGCACAAAGTGCTCAGGATGCGAAATACGGTGCTTCGCGGCAAAGTTAGTGTGTCGGCAATGTGTGACATGGTAAGCGGTTGGCTCGAGTCAGCTATCAATTGCAGAATGCGGCAGGCGTTTTTCAGATTGGGGATGGTGTATTCCGACATTGGGGAAATGAATTCCATATATGGAAACAGAAGTCAAATATGGAATAATGCGTTGACTCGGTATCGTATTGGGATTCCATTCTACACTGTTTTAAACGCCCTAACGTTTACCCAATAACGAGTATACTGCATATGAAGTACGAAGTACGATACGCCTGTCATCCGCGTGATTTTAAAAGCTACGACACAAGTCGTATTCGCGATGAATTTCTCATCACGAACCTCTTTGAGGAAAATGAGATATCTCTCGTTTACTCCTTGCTTGACCGTTACATCGTTGGCGGTGCCAAGCCTACCACGGAGACGCTTAAGCTCGAATCTTTCGAGGAGCTAAAAGCCGAAAATTTCTTGGATCGCCGCGAGCTTGGCGTGATCAATGTCGGTGGCGACGCGACAATCGTCGCGGACGGAACGACTTACACCGTGAAATACAAGGAAGCCCTTTACCTCGGCGCCGGCGTTAAGGACGTGACCTTTGCTTCTGTGGACGCCTCTGCTCCTGCCTTGCTCTACATCAACTCCGCGCCCGCCCACAAGTCGTTCCCATCTAAGCACGTTACTCTCGAGAATGCTAAGGTTCTGAACCTCGGCTCTCTCGAAACTTCCAACGAACGTCAAATCAATCAGCTCTTGGTCAAGGAAGTCCTTCAGACCTGCCAGTTGCAAATGGGGATGACTGAGCTGAAGCCAGGTAGTGTTTGGAACACGATGCCGGCTCACACGCACCTCCGTCGTATGGAAGCTTACTTCTATTTCGAAGTTCCGGAAAACCAGTCTGTTTGCCACTTCATGGGCGAAACCGACGAGACTCGTCACATTTGGATGCAGAACCACGAAGCGGTGCTTTCTCCCTCATGGAGCATCCACAGCGGTTCCGGTACGGCCAACTACATCTTCATCTGGGGAATGGCCGGTGAAAATCTCGATTACACGGACATGGATGTCCGCCAACCCAATCAACTCAAATAACAAACCCTGTTTATGAATAACGAACTTTTTGATCTAACCGGTAAGGTTGCTCTGATTACAGGCGGCACGCACGGCATTGGCATGGCTATCGGTAAGAAGCTAGGCCAAGCTGGCGCTAAGATTTGCGTCAATGACATCTCCGAGGACAAGCTCGAGAGCTGTAAGGCTGAATACGCTGAAGCAGGTATCGATGTTTACACGCTTGTATTCAATGTTACTGACGAAGCGGACGTAGATCGTGGTATCTCCCAGATCGAGAAGGATGTGGGCAGCGTCGACATCCTTGTGAACAACGCTGGTATCATCAAGCGTATCCCGATTCTCGAGCAGTCTGTACAGGACTACCGCACTGTTATCGATGTGGACCTCATCGCTCCTTATATCGTAGGCAAGCGTGTCGCGCCAAACATGATCGAGAAGAAATTCGGCAAGATCATCAACATGTGTTCCATGATGAGTGTGTATGGCCGTAACTCGGTATCCGCATATGCATCTGCGAAGGGTGGTTTGAAGCTTCTGACCGCGAACATGTGTTGCGAATGGGCGAAGCATAATGTGCAGATTAATGGCATTGGCCCTGGCTACATCGCCACAGCTCAGACTGCTCCGATCCGCGAAGGAAACCATCCTTTCAACGATCTCGTTATGACCCGTACGCCAGCCGCTCGTTGGGGTGAGCCTGAAGATATCGCGAACGCAGCGCTCTTCCTCTCTTCCAAGGCTGCTCAGTTCGTTAATGGTCACGTGCTTTACGTGGATGGCGGTATTCTCGCCAACTTCGGTTACGTAAAGGGCGAGAACGACCTTCCAGAACTGTAAGGGTTACTAACGCGGCTTTATTGGTCGCTCCTACTTTCGAAACTCCAGACTTCGGTCTGGAGTTTTTTTGTCTGTAGTAAAATGGCAAATACGGACCTATCTCGCAAGGAGCTCGCCAATCCACTTTCGATGAGGACCTGAAAAGGCTAGGCTTTCGATGAGGTCGGGCTTGGCCCAAATATAGTCTTCCGGGATCTTGTTCGGAAGGGATGCGGGTGAAATATCGAATATGCGTTCGGTTATTCGATAGCGGGTGATGCCACGTTTACGGGTTGCGATAGGGGTACTGGAGGGCACAGGGATCGAGAGCGGTGCAAGCTCGGGGAGCTCATGTAAGCCCCTCATGCGTTTGGCATTGGCTGGTATCTTATGTAGGAGAATGCTGCCTTCTTTCTGTATCCAGGCTCTGTTTACGGTGACATCTTCGAATTTGATCTTGGCCAGTTTCGGCAGGGACTCGGCGATTCCTTTTTCGAAGCCAAGGCAATGCTCTCGCACGGGACACAGTAAACAGTTCGGAGAGTTCTTATGACAAACAGTGGCTCCCAGCTCCATCATGGCTTGGTTGTGGTCCCCGGGCCGCTCTCGGTTTAGCAGCTCCTGCACGAGAGGCCGGTACACCTTTGCGGCTTCGGTGGAATTTGTGTAGCTACTTTCGTCCGCTGTCATGCGGGAGAGGATACGTACCACGTTTCCGTCCACCACGGCGGATTGGTCGGAAAACGCAATGCTACAGACTGCCGCGGCCGCGTAGGGTCCAATTCCCGGAAACTTGAGCCAGCTCTTCGCGTCTTGCGGTATTTCGTCTGCTGGAATTGCGGAAATTTCTTTGGCAAGTTTCAGGAGGTTTCTTGCCCTAGAGTAGTAGCCGAGACCTTCCCAGCTTTTGAGTACTTGCTCTTCGCTGGCTTGAGCCAAGTTTGCAAAATCTGGGTAGCTCTTCAGCCACTTGGCGAAATAAGGCAAAACCGTCTTTACCTGTGTTTGCTGGAGCATGAACTCGGACACCACGGTTTTGTAGAGCGACGGTTGCACCCGCCAAGGCAGATCTCGCGCGTTCTCATCGTACCAGTTGATGAGGGCGCTTTGGAAGGCGGCTGCGTTTTTAACGAGAGCTTGGGACATGGATTGGTAAACTTGCAGAAGTCATCCGTTCGCGGCTAGTGAAATTTTCGTCCGCAGATTCTCCTTCGCCTCGGGATTTGTCAGGCTTGAATCCGTCTTGGAAAGAGACCCATTTGGCGGGAGCTTTTTTGATTTTCAAACCCCGAAGGCTCTGCCTTGCTGGTCTTCAGCGAACACAGATGGCCAGAGGCAAAAAGAAAGCGGCAGTCGACCCGGACGAGCCAAAAAAGAAAACGATGTACACCAACAAGCTCTCCCAAGAGCAGTTGGACAAGCTGCAGCACATTTTGGATATGAAAATGTGGGAGCCCTACGAGGTTGAATACGCTCAGTTCGGCTTCAAGGGCGACAAGGTGAATGTAGTCGGCTACAAGAGCGGCAAGCTCGTGGTGCAGGGAAAGGCAACCGAGGATTTCGTAATCAACACTTTGGAGCCGGAAGTGCTGGGCGAAGCTCGGTTTGGCTACGATGAAGTCTATCATCCAGAGTGGTTTGAGTCGCACGCGGGGATGGATGAGAGCGGAAAAGGTGACTTCTTCGGTCCGATCGTAACTGCCTGTGTGATCGCGGATAAGCAGCACATAGACGAATGGGTCAAAGAGGGTATTCGCGACTCCAAGACCATAACGGACGGCCGGATTCTCAAACTGGACAAGATCATACGAGGTACCAAGGGAGTCGCCGTTGAAACCTGTTTTTGCGGGATGCCCAAGTACAATCAGCTGATGAGCAAGCCAAGGGCGAACTTGAATCTTCTGCTCGCATGGCAACATGGAATTTCGCTCAAAGCCGCTCTAGGAAAAAAGCGCGTTCCTTGGGGGATGTTGGACCAATTTAGCAAGCAAGACCTCGTCGGACGCTACTTTAAGGACGACAAATTCGAACTTCGGATGCAGACCAAGGCGGAAGAGGATCCGGTGGTCGCTGCTGCCTCGGTGGTAGCTCGCGCAGAATACGTTCGCTACATGGATGGGCTTTCCAAGAAGTTCGGCGATACCCTTGCCAAGGGGGCCAGCTCGAAAGTGAAGGTGCAGGCGGCTGAGATACTGGAGAAGTTCGGACCCGAGAAGCTCGGTGAGTTTGCGAAATTGCATTTCAGGACCGCTTTCGAAGTCGTAAAGGCGGCCGGAATGCTTGATCGCTTGCCTCTCAAGGAACCCAAGGCCTATACATTTAAGCGATAGTGGTGGTCGTTTGGCGTAAAGAAATAGAAATTAAGACCGGAGGTGGTTCGGAATGAAGTCGCATCGTCTGCGAGCTTTTGACCGGAAGGTCCTAAAAGGACGGTTGGGCCTGATTGGTGTAGATGAGGCGGGTAGGGGCGCCTTGGCTGGCCCGGTGGTCGCCGCCGCAGTCGCCGCCCGAAGTGATTTTTATGATAGCGAGTGGTGCAAGCGAAACGCTTCCAGCATCAACGACTCCAAGCTTCTTACATTCGAACAACGCGAAGAGCTCTACGCTAAGCTCAGATGGCTTGAGCGGGAAGGGCGGCTCCTAATCGGAGTGGGAAAAGGAAGCGTAGAAGACATTGAGGATTTGAATATCCTTGGGGCTACGCAGAAGGCGATGAAGACCGCGGTCGAGGAAGTCCTGGCTGCAGGCGATATTTCGCCGCATGATCCGGATCCACTTTTTGATGCGACTCTACCAGGCTCCACACCCAGGGAAACCCTCTCTCAGTGGGAGATTCTGGTAGACGGGAAGCAGATGAAGCACCTCGGGTACCGGCATCGGGCTATCGTGAAAGGAGATTCCAAAGCCCTCTGTATTGCCATGGCCTCTATCATTGCGAAGGTTACTCGTGATAGGATCATGATGGCCTTGGACTGCGAGTATCCGCACTACGATTTGGCGTCCTCAAAGGGCTATGCGACCGTTTTACATCGGGCAGCGATCCTAGACCACGGACCCACCGAAATGCACCGTCCGCTTTTTCTGCGTAAGTTGCTCGAAGAACCCAGCGAAGAGACCCAGGAGGAATTTGGCTTTTAGCGCTAGTGCGAGCCGAGACGTTAGCCGAGTTTTGGGCACAAAAAAACCGGCTTTCCTAGGAGAAACGCCGGTTTAGGTAAATGATTTAAGCGGCAAGCTTACTTTTTCGCTGCCTTGGTTTGACGCTGGTGGGCGAGAGTCACCTTGAACATCTGAAGACAGAAGTAGAAGGTACCCGCTGCAGGGAGAGCTGTAAATCCAGCTACGAGGTTGATGATGAGACCATCTTCGCTTGGAACGTGCGGCTTGAACCAAAGTGTGAAGAGGAGCCAAACGATGCCGACGAGTACGACATCAAAAGCGATTGTGGCAGGCGTTACTTTTAGGACTTTCGACATAGCTAGAGAAATAGGTAGCTCTGGAATCAGCCTTGTCGACCCATTTTGCGCATTATCTTCGGTATTTGATTCGAAATTTGACCGATTCGCCCGTTCACGGTGCGATTGCGGCTTTAACTCAGTCGATTTGCGGAAAACCGTGCGCAAAAGAGTATGCTTCACGGATTGTGGATTTTGATCCGTTTTGTTATTCTTTTTGCATGCTCGGTAACACGAGCGGACAGGAATCAAAAACAGAGGATAACTTTCTTTGACACTGATTTTTAGTTCCAAAACTGAGTCGTTGCTAGGCCGGAGCGGATGTGGGACCGCTCCGGTCTTCTCGTTTTTGGGGACAATTGATTTTAGCCAAAATCCATTAGCTCCCTTACTTTCAGAGGCAAAGACTCTGATACATTTGAAGGATCGATTTCCCTCAATTGACAAGGTGTCTATTTTGGCTTAAATAATTGGTATACAAAGAATTGAGATGCGGTGTCTGGCTCTGCTTCTACAGCATCCAGGGGATGATAGCATCAAACGGGCGGAGAAACCGCCCGTTTTCGCTTTCTAAGTTTGGGACTCGGTTTTGGTCGACATATCCCGGTCGAAATGGCACCGCTTGTGTTGCTTAACCCCACATTTTTGCTCCATGTCCAAAATCGTTGTAGTCGGAAGTTTCGTTCAGGATCTCGCTTTTCTTACTCCCCAATTCCCCACGGTGGGAGAGACACGAATAGGTACGTTTTTTCCGGGGCCAGGAGGCAAGGGGTTCAATCAGGCTGTAGCCGCGGCTCGGCTCCAACCTGGGACCGAGTTTATTGGGGCGGTCGGCAACGATGTTTTCTCCGAGACGGCCCGCTCCTTCGCAAAGAGCGTGGGGCTAACGAACTTGCTGGAAGTAGTGGAGGGCGAATCCTGTGGAGCCGCCTCGATCTTAGTGGATGAAAATGGCGACAACCAGATCGTCGTTTCTCTGGGGGCAAACAGCGTTTTGAGCTCGGATTGGATCAAGGGAAACTTGGCCTCTTTTCAATCGTCGTCCGTGGTGCTCTGCCAGCTTGAAGCGAACCTTTCGGCAATCCAGACCGCACTGGCGCTTGGTCGTGAGTCT is a window encoding:
- the kduI gene encoding 5-dehydro-4-deoxy-D-glucuronate isomerase, with the translated sequence MKYEVRYACHPRDFKSYDTSRIRDEFLITNLFEENEISLVYSLLDRYIVGGAKPTTETLKLESFEELKAENFLDRRELGVINVGGDATIVADGTTYTVKYKEALYLGAGVKDVTFASVDASAPALLYINSAPAHKSFPSKHVTLENAKVLNLGSLETSNERQINQLLVKEVLQTCQLQMGMTELKPGSVWNTMPAHTHLRRMEAYFYFEVPENQSVCHFMGETDETRHIWMQNHEAVLSPSWSIHSGSGTANYIFIWGMAGENLDYTDMDVRQPNQLK
- a CDS encoding gluconate 5-dehydrogenase is translated as MNNELFDLTGKVALITGGTHGIGMAIGKKLGQAGAKICVNDISEDKLESCKAEYAEAGIDVYTLVFNVTDEADVDRGISQIEKDVGSVDILVNNAGIIKRIPILEQSVQDYRTVIDVDLIAPYIVGKRVAPNMIEKKFGKIINMCSMMSVYGRNSVSAYASAKGGLKLLTANMCCEWAKHNVQINGIGPGYIATAQTAPIREGNHPFNDLVMTRTPAARWGEPEDIANAALFLSSKAAQFVNGHVLYVDGGILANFGYVKGENDLPEL
- a CDS encoding A/G-specific adenine glycosylase; this translates as MSQALVKNAAAFQSALINWYDENARDLPWRVQPSLYKTVVSEFMLQQTQVKTVLPYFAKWLKSYPDFANLAQASEEQVLKSWEGLGYYSRARNLLKLAKEISAIPADEIPQDAKSWLKFPGIGPYAAAAVCSIAFSDQSAVVDGNVVRILSRMTADESSYTNSTEAAKVYRPLVQELLNRERPGDHNQAMMELGATVCHKNSPNCLLCPVREHCLGFEKGIAESLPKLAKIKFEDVTVNRAWIQKEGSILLHKIPANAKRMRGLHELPELAPLSIPVPSSTPIATRKRGITRYRITERIFDISPASLPNKIPEDYIWAKPDLIESLAFSGPHRKWIGELLAR
- the rnhC gene encoding ribonuclease HIII, producing the protein MARGKKKAAVDPDEPKKKTMYTNKLSQEQLDKLQHILDMKMWEPYEVEYAQFGFKGDKVNVVGYKSGKLVVQGKATEDFVINTLEPEVLGEARFGYDEVYHPEWFESHAGMDESGKGDFFGPIVTACVIADKQHIDEWVKEGIRDSKTITDGRILKLDKIIRGTKGVAVETCFCGMPKYNQLMSKPRANLNLLLAWQHGISLKAALGKKRVPWGMLDQFSKQDLVGRYFKDDKFELRMQTKAEEDPVVAAASVVARAEYVRYMDGLSKKFGDTLAKGASSKVKVQAAEILEKFGPEKLGEFAKLHFRTAFEVVKAAGMLDRLPLKEPKAYTFKR
- a CDS encoding ribonuclease HII, yielding MKSHRLRAFDRKVLKGRLGLIGVDEAGRGALAGPVVAAAVAARSDFYDSEWCKRNASSINDSKLLTFEQREELYAKLRWLEREGRLLIGVGKGSVEDIEDLNILGATQKAMKTAVEEVLAAGDISPHDPDPLFDATLPGSTPRETLSQWEILVDGKQMKHLGYRHRAIVKGDSKALCIAMASIIAKVTRDRIMMALDCEYPHYDLASSKGYATVLHRAAILDHGPTEMHRPLFLRKLLEEPSEETQEEFGF